A genomic region of Epinephelus moara isolate mb chromosome 23, YSFRI_EMoa_1.0, whole genome shotgun sequence contains the following coding sequences:
- the arid2 gene encoding AT-rich interactive domain-containing protein 2 isoform X1, with protein MANSTGKNLLDQRRKGQAFLDELRQFHQSRGSPFKKIPIVGGKELDLNALYIRVVSLGGFAKVSDKNQWIELGEEFNFPRSCSNAAFALKQYYLRYLEKYEKVHHFGEDDEEAQPGNPKASLPIGAIPSSYNYQQHVVSDYLRQSYGLSSDFVPPCDYNKLVLSLLSGLPNEVDFAVNVCTLLSNESKHAMQLDKDPKLVTLLLAHAGVFDDSLGSFSGVFGTDWKEKTSRDFVRFWKEVVEDVEVRELIWDKNSPAQDGTSCEERWHSLFHPPRNPGISDKEAQRVLQIAVILRNLSFEEANVKLLAANRTCLRFLLLCAHCNLISLRQLGLDTLGNVAAELQLDPVDFRTTHLIFHTITKCLMSRDRFLKMRAMEILGNLSKAEDNGVLICEYVDQDSYREVIMLLTLPDLMLLMASLEVLYLLAQLGEIPCSKIASVDRSIDLLVRLVSVDLHTFGPDALAAVRLIEHQASADQAAEVRPQLVEQVPAAVQGAAAPVTRVAVQPTQPPPGIVELDGEKFTLQWLNAHFETNAEGSVSRSEMYSEYLATCSKMGRSNILNSAGFLKCLRTVFPNHTMRRQEETKAGSQVQILLVGLRRRSIPLPIQLYYQQPQQQNPAAAPTPPAARHEAPGDPQAPPPGIPLGPPSLAPQFVRVPGPSLSTTGAAPSMALTAQEPPHASHPTVPRHPATPQVSPQLPPNPLAAAQQQQQQQQVRPGPVVQIPTSAPATLNHSPQNPALPPPPAAQQHSPMLPTGTPVTLFQQVPQGHILTARVQGVCPPIPQHPALPQTPPLTGAQGGAPQVEPQCVAAATTPSSSIQVGGGQALSIAGVPNSQGSRVTFQNIAPKPAPNQSGGPAATIATPNQQPPPQQQAQSVVIVSPNPQQNPAYTPAIHQIVLANPSAIPGAQTIQIAGQPGAASSPCPPPTSHSNTQVQPNQTVSHTLSMKRHQPQHQQQPQLQIISQNPPSQPTSTESSLIKQLLLPKRGPSTPGGKLILPAPQVPPPNSTIAPSPQVIYQTSYSTQNPPPQPQQLNVQLVPGQLPAAGAPALQAVQLVPGQLISTSSAGAATIIQGPTAAGQVTFTVVPNTGFTTSAAAVAAVSQGAVAPGVPPPPFSTATVPHHAPAAPPPPPPPPPPPPPPPPLPAPLRGDKIICQKEEEAKDATGLHIHERKIEVMENSSLAEGDSNGKTSNGDVAAGAKLLNGRKCMESNLPPYHSGNSQGALNGPATESHPANGKQALSPSLNTPLEGNPDPKKTLVNGVCDFDRCDSGGNLNKNIPNHIASKQYLGNGEVGPSEKSHGSDPPLPSPPPPQQDTAKAQQAERLANGPQAVGNRPPSELTNGPLGPGHAVPVLRQQLLPNSTFPSTVTSQSLAAPPANGVASEARGLKRPAENEERSTAAAPSGIPNKVGVRIITISDPNNAGSSATMVAVPAGTDPSTVAKVAIENATQQRNCSPTLAAGSTPTVTPSPPPVSQPAPGGNHSPRLPAQQTPAAPPEQSRKAGQNFKCLWQSCKRWFETPSQVFYHAATQHGGKGVYGGHCQWEGCEPFPRQRLSFITHLQDKHCSREALLAGLKLEEQQAQSPNQTSSQTPPAAGSTPTQRAPKAIVNHPSAALMALRRGSRNLVFRDFTDEKEGPVTKHIRLTAALTLKNIAKHSDCGRMLVKRHETHLSVLALSNMEVSTTLAKCLYELTRSLQA; from the exons ATACTTGGAGAAGTATGAGAAAGTCCACCACTTCGGCGAGGATGATGAGGAAGCGCAGCCGGGGAATCCCAAAGCCTCTCTTCCAATCGGTGCAATTCCCAGCTCTTATAACTACCAGCAACACGTTGTATCAG actATCTCCGCCAAAGCTATGGACTTTCTTCAGATTTTGTTCCCCCGTGCGACTACAACAAACTGGTGCTGTCTCTCCTTTCGGGCCTACCCAACGAAGTGGACTTTGCCGTTAACGTTTGCACTCTGCTTTCCAACGAGAGCAAGCACGCCATGCAGCTGGACAAGGACCCCAAACTGGTCACGTTGCTGCTGGCTCACGCCGGCGTCTTCGACGACT CGCTAGGCAGCTTCTCCGGGGTATTCGGGACGGACTGGAAGGAGAAAACCTCCCGGGACTTTGTCAGG TTCTGgaaggaggtggtggaggacgTTGAAGTCAGGGAGCTGATCTGGGACAAGAACAGCCCAGCACAAG ATGGTACATCGTGTGAGGAGCGCTGGCACAGCCTCTTCCACCCACCGCGGAACCCGGGTATCAGTGACAAGGAGGCCCAGCGGGTGCTGCAGATTGCCGTTATCCTGCGAAACCTTTCCTTCGAGGAGGCCAACGTCAAGCTGCTGGCGGCCAACCGAACGTGCCTGCGCTTCCTTTTGCTCTGTGCCCACTGTAACCTCATCTCACTCCGACAGCTTGGACTTGACACGTTAGGCAACGTGGCTGCCGAG CTCCAGCTGGATCCCGTTGACTTTCGGACAACTCATCTGATCTTTCACACCATCACCAAATGTTTGATGTCCAGGGACAGGTTTCTCAAAATGAGAG CCATGGAAATCCTGGGCAACCTCAGCAAAGCGGAGGACAACGGAGTGCTAATCTGTGAGTACGTGGACCAGGACTCGTACAGGGAGGTAATAATGCTCCTCACCCTGCCTGACCTCATGCTCCTCATGGCCTCTTTGGAGGTGCTGTACCTGCTGGCCCAGCTCGGAGAGATTCCCTGCAGCAAGATCGCCTCCGTCGACCGTAGCATAG ACCTGTTAGTGCGGTTAGTATCGGTTGACCTCCACACGTTTGGACCTGACGCCCTAGCGGCGGTGCGATTGATCGAGCATCAGGCCAGCGCTGACCAGGCAGCCGAGGTTCGACCACAGCTGGTAGAGCAGGTACCTGCAGCCGTGCAGGGAGCAGCGGCGCCTG taACGAGGGTCGCAGTTCAACCCACTCAGCCACCTCCTGGTATTGTTGAACTAGACGGGGAAAAATTTACACTGCAGTG GCTAAATGCACACTTTGAGACGAACGCCGAGGGCTCTGTGTCTCGATCAGAAATGTACTCTGAGTACCTGGCCACGTGCAGTAAAATGGGACGAAGCAACATCTTGAACTCCGCCGGCTTCCTCAAATGTCTGCG GACTGTGTTTCCCAACCACACAATGCGGCGGCAAGAGGAGACCAAGGCAGGCAGTCAGGTTCAGATTCTCCTGGTAGGGCTACGGCGGCGGTCGATCCCCTTGCCCATCCAACTGTACTaccagcagcctcagcagcagAATCCGGCGGCAGCTCCAACACCTCCAGCAGCCCGACACGAAGCTCCTGGAGACCCTCAGGCCCCACCTCCAG GCATACCTCTCGGGCCTCCCAGTCTTGCACCCCAGTTTGTCCGGGTCCCAGGCCCCAGCCTCAGCACCACTGGTGCCGCCCCCTCCATGGCCTTGACAGCACAGGAACCTCCCCATGCAAGCCACCCGACTGTTCCCCGTCACCCGGCAACCCCGCAGGTGTCTCCACAGTTACCACCAaatcctctggcagcagcacagcagcagcagcagcagcaacaggtcCGACCTGGTCCTGTGGTCCAGATTCCCACGTCGGCACCGGCCACCCTGAACCACAGCCCCCAGAACCCTGCCcttccacctccacctgcagctcaGCAACACTCCCCTATGCTCCCCACGGGGACGCCTGTTACGCTATTTCAGCAGGTACCACAGGGCCACATCCTCACCGCCAGGGTACAAGGTGTGTGTCCTCCCATCCCCCAGCACCCGGCCCTGCCTCAAACCCCTCCCCTGACTGGAGCTCAGGGTGGAGCTCCCCAGGTGGAGCCTCAGTGTGTTGCTGCGGCAACGACACCCTCTTCTTCCATCCAGGTGGGGGGTGGTCAGGCGTTGAGTATCGCTGGTGTGCCCAATTCCCAAGGGTCTCGCGTCACATTTCAGAATATCGCCCCCAAACCAGCGCCAAACCAGTCAGGTGGACCAGCAGCCACGATAGCCACTCCCAACCAGCAGCCTCCGCCTCAACAGCAGGCGCAGAGTGTAGTAATAGTCAGTCCCAACCCCCAGCAGAACCCAGCCTACACCCCTGCCATACACCAGATCGTTCTTGCCAACCCCTCCGCCATTCCCGGTGCCCAGACTATTCAGATAGCAGGGCAGCCTGGCGCTGCTTCCAGCCCCTGCCCGCCTCCCACTTCCCACTCAAACACCCAGGTCCAGCCCAATCAAACTGTCAGCCACACACTGTCCATGAAACGGCATCAACCGCAGCATCAACAACAGCCACAGCTCCAAATAATTTCCCAAAATCCCCCCTCTCAGCCTACCTCCACTGAGTCCAGCTTGATCAAACAGCTACTGCTTCCAAAGCGAGGGCCTTCTACTCCGGGAGGAAAGCTCATCCTACCCGCTCCACAGGTGCCCCCTCCCAACAGCACGATAGCACCCAGTCCACAGGTCATCTACCAGACAAGCTACAGCACCCAGAATCCCCCTCCTCAGCCTCAGCAGCTCAATGTCCAGCTGGTTCCTGGTCAGCTCCCTGCTGCAGGAGCCCCAGCCCTCCAGGCGGTCCAGCTCGTGCCAGGCCAGCTCATTTCCACGAGTAGTGCAGGGGCAGCTACCATCATCCAGGGCCCCACGGCAGCTggacaagtcacattcaccgtGGTCCCCAACACTGGCTTCACCACCtccgctgctgctgttgctgctgtcagccagGGTGCTGTGGCTCCGGGAGTTCCCCCTCCTCCATTCTCTACTGCAACAGTGCCCCACCACGCCCCGGcagctccaccaccaccaccaccaccaccaccaccaccgccgccGCCACCACCACTGCCAGCTCCCCTCAGAGGAGACAAGATCATTTGtcaaaaggaggaggaggctaAAGACGCCACGGGGCTGCACATACACGAGAGAAAGATAGAGGTGATGGAGAACTCGTCTTTGGCAGAAGGAGACTCTAACGGTAAAACCAGTAACGGCGATGTTGCGGCAGGTGCCAAGCTGCTAAATGGTCGGAAGTGCATGGAGTCTAATCTACCTCCATACCACTCAGGGAACAGCCAGGGGGCACTCAATGGCCCGGCTACGGAGAGTCACCCTGCTAATGGGAAGCAGGCCCTCTCCCCCAGCCTGAACACCCCCCTGGAGGGCAACCCCGACCCCAAAAAGACTCTAGTCAACGGGGTGTGTGACTTTGATCGTTGTGACAGTGGTGGCAacttaaacaaaaacattccAAATCACATTGCTTCCAAACAGTACCTGGGGAATGGGGAGGTGGGCCCCTCTGAGAAGAGTCACGGGTCAGACCCTCCTCTTCCTAGTCCTCctcccccccagcaggacactGCCAAAGCCCAGCAGGCCGAGCGCCTGGCTAACGGACCCCAGGCAGTAGGCAACAGGCCTCCCTCGGAATTAACTAATGGACCTTTGGGGCCCGGCCACGCTGTGCCTGTATTAAGACAGCAACTGCTCCCCAATTCCACCTTCCCCTCCACTGTTACCTCCCAGAGTCTCGCTGCCCCTCCTGCAAACGGAGTGGCCTCCGAGGCTCGAGGTCTCAAGAGACCGGCTGAGAACGAGGAGCGCAGCACAGCGGCAGCACCCTCGGGGATCCCCAATAAAGTGGGAGTGCGGATCATCACCATCAGTGACCCCAACAACGCCGGCAGCAGTGCCACCATGGTGGCGGTGCCAGCAGGAACAGACCCAAGCACAGTAGCCAAAGTAGCAATAGAGAACGCCACTCAGCAGAGGAACTGCTCGCCCACACTGGCAGCTGGCTCAACG CCTACAGTTACCCCGTCCCCTCCACCTGTATCCCAGCCTGCACCTGGGGGTAACCACAGCCCTCGCCTCCCAGCACAGCAAACCCCCGCAGCACCACCAGAGCAGAGCAGGAAAGCAGGGCAGAACTTCAAGTGTCTGTGGCAGTCCTGTAAACG GTGGTTTGAAACGCCGTCTCAGGTGTTTTACCACGCAGCGACGCAACATGGAGGAAAAGGTGTATATGGAGGCCACTGTCAGTGGGAGGGATGTGAACCTTTTCCCCGGCAGAGACTGTCCTTCATCACACATCTACAG GATAAGCACTGTTCTCGAGAGGCTTTGCTGGCTGGACTCAAACTAGAGGAGCAGCAGGCGCAAAGTCCCAATCAGACTTCTTCCCA GACTCCGCCAGCGGCAGGCAGTACTCCGACACAGCGAGCACCGAAAGCAATCGTGAATCATCCGAGCGCAGCTCTCATGGCCCTTCGCAGAGGCTCTCGAAATCTGGTCTTCAGGGACTTCACT GATGAGAAAGAGGGACCAGTGACCAAACACATACGACTAACTGCTGCCTTAACGTTAAAGAACATCGCCAAGCACTCTGACTGTGGTCGCAT GTTGGTAAAGAGGCATGAGACGCACCTCTCTGTGCTCGCGCTAAGTAACATGGAGGTTTCCACCACGCTCGCCAAATGCCTTTACGAACTGACGCGCTCGCTCCAGGCTTAA
- the arid2 gene encoding AT-rich interactive domain-containing protein 2 isoform X2, which yields MANSTGKNLLDQRRKGQAFLDELRQFHQSRGSPFKKIPIVGGKELDLNALYIRVVSLGGFAKVSDKNQWIELGEEFNFPRSCSNAAFALKQYYLRYLEKYEKVHHFGEDDEEAQPGNPKASLPIDYLRQSYGLSSDFVPPCDYNKLVLSLLSGLPNEVDFAVNVCTLLSNESKHAMQLDKDPKLVTLLLAHAGVFDDSLGSFSGVFGTDWKEKTSRDFVRFWKEVVEDVEVRELIWDKNSPAQDGTSCEERWHSLFHPPRNPGISDKEAQRVLQIAVILRNLSFEEANVKLLAANRTCLRFLLLCAHCNLISLRQLGLDTLGNVAAELQLDPVDFRTTHLIFHTITKCLMSRDRFLKMRAMEILGNLSKAEDNGVLICEYVDQDSYREVIMLLTLPDLMLLMASLEVLYLLAQLGEIPCSKIASVDRSIDLLVRLVSVDLHTFGPDALAAVRLIEHQASADQAAEVRPQLVEQVPAAVQGAAAPVTRVAVQPTQPPPGIVELDGEKFTLQWLNAHFETNAEGSVSRSEMYSEYLATCSKMGRSNILNSAGFLKCLRTVFPNHTMRRQEETKAGSQVQILLVGLRRRSIPLPIQLYYQQPQQQNPAAAPTPPAARHEAPGDPQAPPPGIPLGPPSLAPQFVRVPGPSLSTTGAAPSMALTAQEPPHASHPTVPRHPATPQVSPQLPPNPLAAAQQQQQQQQVRPGPVVQIPTSAPATLNHSPQNPALPPPPAAQQHSPMLPTGTPVTLFQQVPQGHILTARVQGVCPPIPQHPALPQTPPLTGAQGGAPQVEPQCVAAATTPSSSIQVGGGQALSIAGVPNSQGSRVTFQNIAPKPAPNQSGGPAATIATPNQQPPPQQQAQSVVIVSPNPQQNPAYTPAIHQIVLANPSAIPGAQTIQIAGQPGAASSPCPPPTSHSNTQVQPNQTVSHTLSMKRHQPQHQQQPQLQIISQNPPSQPTSTESSLIKQLLLPKRGPSTPGGKLILPAPQVPPPNSTIAPSPQVIYQTSYSTQNPPPQPQQLNVQLVPGQLPAAGAPALQAVQLVPGQLISTSSAGAATIIQGPTAAGQVTFTVVPNTGFTTSAAAVAAVSQGAVAPGVPPPPFSTATVPHHAPAAPPPPPPPPPPPPPPPPLPAPLRGDKIICQKEEEAKDATGLHIHERKIEVMENSSLAEGDSNGKTSNGDVAAGAKLLNGRKCMESNLPPYHSGNSQGALNGPATESHPANGKQALSPSLNTPLEGNPDPKKTLVNGVCDFDRCDSGGNLNKNIPNHIASKQYLGNGEVGPSEKSHGSDPPLPSPPPPQQDTAKAQQAERLANGPQAVGNRPPSELTNGPLGPGHAVPVLRQQLLPNSTFPSTVTSQSLAAPPANGVASEARGLKRPAENEERSTAAAPSGIPNKVGVRIITISDPNNAGSSATMVAVPAGTDPSTVAKVAIENATQQRNCSPTLAAGSTPTVTPSPPPVSQPAPGGNHSPRLPAQQTPAAPPEQSRKAGQNFKCLWQSCKRWFETPSQVFYHAATQHGGKGVYGGHCQWEGCEPFPRQRLSFITHLQDKHCSREALLAGLKLEEQQAQSPNQTSSQTPPAAGSTPTQRAPKAIVNHPSAALMALRRGSRNLVFRDFTDEKEGPVTKHIRLTAALTLKNIAKHSDCGRMLVKRHETHLSVLALSNMEVSTTLAKCLYELTRSLQA from the exons ATACTTGGAGAAGTATGAGAAAGTCCACCACTTCGGCGAGGATGATGAGGAAGCGCAGCCGGGGAATCCCAAAGCCTCTCTTCCAATCG actATCTCCGCCAAAGCTATGGACTTTCTTCAGATTTTGTTCCCCCGTGCGACTACAACAAACTGGTGCTGTCTCTCCTTTCGGGCCTACCCAACGAAGTGGACTTTGCCGTTAACGTTTGCACTCTGCTTTCCAACGAGAGCAAGCACGCCATGCAGCTGGACAAGGACCCCAAACTGGTCACGTTGCTGCTGGCTCACGCCGGCGTCTTCGACGACT CGCTAGGCAGCTTCTCCGGGGTATTCGGGACGGACTGGAAGGAGAAAACCTCCCGGGACTTTGTCAGG TTCTGgaaggaggtggtggaggacgTTGAAGTCAGGGAGCTGATCTGGGACAAGAACAGCCCAGCACAAG ATGGTACATCGTGTGAGGAGCGCTGGCACAGCCTCTTCCACCCACCGCGGAACCCGGGTATCAGTGACAAGGAGGCCCAGCGGGTGCTGCAGATTGCCGTTATCCTGCGAAACCTTTCCTTCGAGGAGGCCAACGTCAAGCTGCTGGCGGCCAACCGAACGTGCCTGCGCTTCCTTTTGCTCTGTGCCCACTGTAACCTCATCTCACTCCGACAGCTTGGACTTGACACGTTAGGCAACGTGGCTGCCGAG CTCCAGCTGGATCCCGTTGACTTTCGGACAACTCATCTGATCTTTCACACCATCACCAAATGTTTGATGTCCAGGGACAGGTTTCTCAAAATGAGAG CCATGGAAATCCTGGGCAACCTCAGCAAAGCGGAGGACAACGGAGTGCTAATCTGTGAGTACGTGGACCAGGACTCGTACAGGGAGGTAATAATGCTCCTCACCCTGCCTGACCTCATGCTCCTCATGGCCTCTTTGGAGGTGCTGTACCTGCTGGCCCAGCTCGGAGAGATTCCCTGCAGCAAGATCGCCTCCGTCGACCGTAGCATAG ACCTGTTAGTGCGGTTAGTATCGGTTGACCTCCACACGTTTGGACCTGACGCCCTAGCGGCGGTGCGATTGATCGAGCATCAGGCCAGCGCTGACCAGGCAGCCGAGGTTCGACCACAGCTGGTAGAGCAGGTACCTGCAGCCGTGCAGGGAGCAGCGGCGCCTG taACGAGGGTCGCAGTTCAACCCACTCAGCCACCTCCTGGTATTGTTGAACTAGACGGGGAAAAATTTACACTGCAGTG GCTAAATGCACACTTTGAGACGAACGCCGAGGGCTCTGTGTCTCGATCAGAAATGTACTCTGAGTACCTGGCCACGTGCAGTAAAATGGGACGAAGCAACATCTTGAACTCCGCCGGCTTCCTCAAATGTCTGCG GACTGTGTTTCCCAACCACACAATGCGGCGGCAAGAGGAGACCAAGGCAGGCAGTCAGGTTCAGATTCTCCTGGTAGGGCTACGGCGGCGGTCGATCCCCTTGCCCATCCAACTGTACTaccagcagcctcagcagcagAATCCGGCGGCAGCTCCAACACCTCCAGCAGCCCGACACGAAGCTCCTGGAGACCCTCAGGCCCCACCTCCAG GCATACCTCTCGGGCCTCCCAGTCTTGCACCCCAGTTTGTCCGGGTCCCAGGCCCCAGCCTCAGCACCACTGGTGCCGCCCCCTCCATGGCCTTGACAGCACAGGAACCTCCCCATGCAAGCCACCCGACTGTTCCCCGTCACCCGGCAACCCCGCAGGTGTCTCCACAGTTACCACCAaatcctctggcagcagcacagcagcagcagcagcagcaacaggtcCGACCTGGTCCTGTGGTCCAGATTCCCACGTCGGCACCGGCCACCCTGAACCACAGCCCCCAGAACCCTGCCcttccacctccacctgcagctcaGCAACACTCCCCTATGCTCCCCACGGGGACGCCTGTTACGCTATTTCAGCAGGTACCACAGGGCCACATCCTCACCGCCAGGGTACAAGGTGTGTGTCCTCCCATCCCCCAGCACCCGGCCCTGCCTCAAACCCCTCCCCTGACTGGAGCTCAGGGTGGAGCTCCCCAGGTGGAGCCTCAGTGTGTTGCTGCGGCAACGACACCCTCTTCTTCCATCCAGGTGGGGGGTGGTCAGGCGTTGAGTATCGCTGGTGTGCCCAATTCCCAAGGGTCTCGCGTCACATTTCAGAATATCGCCCCCAAACCAGCGCCAAACCAGTCAGGTGGACCAGCAGCCACGATAGCCACTCCCAACCAGCAGCCTCCGCCTCAACAGCAGGCGCAGAGTGTAGTAATAGTCAGTCCCAACCCCCAGCAGAACCCAGCCTACACCCCTGCCATACACCAGATCGTTCTTGCCAACCCCTCCGCCATTCCCGGTGCCCAGACTATTCAGATAGCAGGGCAGCCTGGCGCTGCTTCCAGCCCCTGCCCGCCTCCCACTTCCCACTCAAACACCCAGGTCCAGCCCAATCAAACTGTCAGCCACACACTGTCCATGAAACGGCATCAACCGCAGCATCAACAACAGCCACAGCTCCAAATAATTTCCCAAAATCCCCCCTCTCAGCCTACCTCCACTGAGTCCAGCTTGATCAAACAGCTACTGCTTCCAAAGCGAGGGCCTTCTACTCCGGGAGGAAAGCTCATCCTACCCGCTCCACAGGTGCCCCCTCCCAACAGCACGATAGCACCCAGTCCACAGGTCATCTACCAGACAAGCTACAGCACCCAGAATCCCCCTCCTCAGCCTCAGCAGCTCAATGTCCAGCTGGTTCCTGGTCAGCTCCCTGCTGCAGGAGCCCCAGCCCTCCAGGCGGTCCAGCTCGTGCCAGGCCAGCTCATTTCCACGAGTAGTGCAGGGGCAGCTACCATCATCCAGGGCCCCACGGCAGCTggacaagtcacattcaccgtGGTCCCCAACACTGGCTTCACCACCtccgctgctgctgttgctgctgtcagccagGGTGCTGTGGCTCCGGGAGTTCCCCCTCCTCCATTCTCTACTGCAACAGTGCCCCACCACGCCCCGGcagctccaccaccaccaccaccaccaccaccaccaccgccgccGCCACCACCACTGCCAGCTCCCCTCAGAGGAGACAAGATCATTTGtcaaaaggaggaggaggctaAAGACGCCACGGGGCTGCACATACACGAGAGAAAGATAGAGGTGATGGAGAACTCGTCTTTGGCAGAAGGAGACTCTAACGGTAAAACCAGTAACGGCGATGTTGCGGCAGGTGCCAAGCTGCTAAATGGTCGGAAGTGCATGGAGTCTAATCTACCTCCATACCACTCAGGGAACAGCCAGGGGGCACTCAATGGCCCGGCTACGGAGAGTCACCCTGCTAATGGGAAGCAGGCCCTCTCCCCCAGCCTGAACACCCCCCTGGAGGGCAACCCCGACCCCAAAAAGACTCTAGTCAACGGGGTGTGTGACTTTGATCGTTGTGACAGTGGTGGCAacttaaacaaaaacattccAAATCACATTGCTTCCAAACAGTACCTGGGGAATGGGGAGGTGGGCCCCTCTGAGAAGAGTCACGGGTCAGACCCTCCTCTTCCTAGTCCTCctcccccccagcaggacactGCCAAAGCCCAGCAGGCCGAGCGCCTGGCTAACGGACCCCAGGCAGTAGGCAACAGGCCTCCCTCGGAATTAACTAATGGACCTTTGGGGCCCGGCCACGCTGTGCCTGTATTAAGACAGCAACTGCTCCCCAATTCCACCTTCCCCTCCACTGTTACCTCCCAGAGTCTCGCTGCCCCTCCTGCAAACGGAGTGGCCTCCGAGGCTCGAGGTCTCAAGAGACCGGCTGAGAACGAGGAGCGCAGCACAGCGGCAGCACCCTCGGGGATCCCCAATAAAGTGGGAGTGCGGATCATCACCATCAGTGACCCCAACAACGCCGGCAGCAGTGCCACCATGGTGGCGGTGCCAGCAGGAACAGACCCAAGCACAGTAGCCAAAGTAGCAATAGAGAACGCCACTCAGCAGAGGAACTGCTCGCCCACACTGGCAGCTGGCTCAACG CCTACAGTTACCCCGTCCCCTCCACCTGTATCCCAGCCTGCACCTGGGGGTAACCACAGCCCTCGCCTCCCAGCACAGCAAACCCCCGCAGCACCACCAGAGCAGAGCAGGAAAGCAGGGCAGAACTTCAAGTGTCTGTGGCAGTCCTGTAAACG GTGGTTTGAAACGCCGTCTCAGGTGTTTTACCACGCAGCGACGCAACATGGAGGAAAAGGTGTATATGGAGGCCACTGTCAGTGGGAGGGATGTGAACCTTTTCCCCGGCAGAGACTGTCCTTCATCACACATCTACAG GATAAGCACTGTTCTCGAGAGGCTTTGCTGGCTGGACTCAAACTAGAGGAGCAGCAGGCGCAAAGTCCCAATCAGACTTCTTCCCA GACTCCGCCAGCGGCAGGCAGTACTCCGACACAGCGAGCACCGAAAGCAATCGTGAATCATCCGAGCGCAGCTCTCATGGCCCTTCGCAGAGGCTCTCGAAATCTGGTCTTCAGGGACTTCACT GATGAGAAAGAGGGACCAGTGACCAAACACATACGACTAACTGCTGCCTTAACGTTAAAGAACATCGCCAAGCACTCTGACTGTGGTCGCAT GTTGGTAAAGAGGCATGAGACGCACCTCTCTGTGCTCGCGCTAAGTAACATGGAGGTTTCCACCACGCTCGCCAAATGCCTTTACGAACTGACGCGCTCGCTCCAGGCTTAA